One genomic window of Nicotiana sylvestris chromosome 10, ASM39365v2, whole genome shotgun sequence includes the following:
- the LOC104225129 gene encoding NAC domain-containing protein 17-like, giving the protein MKMLELIDSDSFACFGSSKNAFPPGFRFHPTDEELVLYYLKKKICRKRILLDAIAETDVYKWDPEDLPDLSKLKTGDRQWFFFSPRDRKYPNGARSNRATKHGYWKATGKDRIITCNSRAVGVKKTLVYYKGRAPVGERTDWVMHEYTMDEEELKRCQNVHDYYALYKVFKKSGPGPKNNEQYGAPFREEDWVDDECPSAKASVRPVDDERPSAKASVRQDTSAKHVNEAPSVDGGLEELLNNTADEAVLVEPLCADYDYALEQLVYEEDTESTLLDHSSREVNFPNHSAVIAPGCQHYHVKESFDLTQSGTSQLQLHEAPEVTSAPVSWEQQRHVVEEDFLEDYLEMNDLLGPEPSIQNFDNPELGVKNFDEAGPSGQNFDKPSGNFEDLQFDYLDGLTEFDLYHDTPFLLDDIRTTDVGQITEPYMNNFVNGAVNPVSTTYLSTFQNEMVNHQPMYLNNGEQISNQLWTHDQRFNIYNPSEANQLVVPPAISGVVYDSNLANHPMGASQNQIVRQDDGTPSWFSSQLWAFVDSIPTTPAAAAESPLVNGAFKRMSSFSKLRINARNMNVVAGNTVTSSSSGNSKNGVFYFSFLGILCAILCVLVGTFVKVFGRYISS; this is encoded by the exons ATGAAGATGTTGGAGTTAATTGATTCGGACTCGTTTGCATGTTTTGGGTCGTCGAAGAATGCGTTTCCACCTGGGTTTAGGTTTCATCCGACAGACGAGGAACTTGTACTGTATTACTTGAAGAAGAAGATATGTCGGAAGAGGATTCTGCTGGATGCCATCGCTGAGACTGACGTGTATAAGTGGGATCCTGAGGACTTGCCTG ATCTGTCTAAATTAAAAACTGGGGACCGGCAGTGGTTCTTCTTTAGCCCCAGAGATCGAAAGTATCCTAACGGAGCACGGTCAAACAGGGCAACAAAGCACGGGTATTGGAAAGCTACGGGAAAGGATCGAATTATTACGTGCAACTCACGTGCTGTTGGAGTTAAGAAGACCCTAGTCTATTATAAAGGCCGAGCACCAGTAGGCGAGCGAACAGACTGGGTGATGCATGAGTATACTATGGATGAAGAAGAGCTGAAAAGGTGTCAGAATGTCCATGACTACTATGCGCTTTACAAGGTCTTTAAGAAAAGTGGGCCTGGTCCTAAGAATAATGAGCAGTATGGTGCACCTTTTAGAGAAGAGGACTGGGTTGATGATGAATGTCCAAGTGCCAAAGCCTCTGTTCGCCCGGTTGATGATGAACGCCCAAGTGCCAAGGCCTCTGTCCGCCAAGACACTTCCGCAAAGCATGTCAACGAAGCTCCTTCTGTAGATGGTGGACTTGAGGAGTTGTTGAACAATACTGCAGATGAGGCTGTGCTTGTTGAGCCACTTTGTGCCGACTATGATTATGCCCTAGAGCAGCTTGTATATGAGGAAGATACTGAAAGTACATTGCTAGATCATTCATCAAGGGAAGTTAATTTTCCCAATCATAGTGCTGTGATTGCCCCAGGCTGCCAGCATTACCATGTGAAGGAAAGCTTTGACCTGACACAGTCAGGCACGTCACAGCTACAGTTGCATGAGGCACCAGAGGTCACATCTGCTCCCGTTAGTTGGGAACAACAGCGGCATGTGGTGGAAGAGGATTTCCTTGAAGATTATCTGGAGATGAATGACCTTCTTGGTCCAGAGCCAAGCATTCAGAACTTTGATAATCCGGAGCTGGGTGTTAAAAACTTTGATGAGGCCGGACCAAGTGGTCAAAACTTTGATAAGCCTTCTGGAAACTTCGAGGATTTGCAATTCGATTACTTGGATGGGTTGACAGAATTTGACTTGTATCATGACACACCCTTTCTTCTTGATGATATTAGAACAACTGATGTGGGGCAAATTACTGAACCATACATGAACAACTTTGTGAATGGTGCTGTAAATCCTGTTTCAACAACGTATTTAAGCACTTTTCAGAATGAAATGGTGAACCATCAGCCAATGTACTTGAATAATGGAGAACAGATTAGCAATCAACTGTGGACACATGATCAAAGGTTTAACATCTATAACCCCAGTGAGGCAAATCAGTTGGTTGTTCCTCCAGCTATATCAG GTGTTGTGTATGATAGTAATTTGGCAAATCATCCTATGGGCGCAAGTCAGAATCAAATAGTCAGACAGGATGATGGTACACCGTCATGGTTCTCCTCTCAGTTGTGGGCCTTTGTGGATTCTATACCTACCACTCCTGCTGCAGCTGCTGAAAGTCCTCTGGTTAATGGGGCTTTCAAGCGCATGTCTAGCTTTAGTAAGTTGAGAATAAACGCCAGGAACATGAATGTTGTGGCAGGTAATACTGTAACTTCAAGCAGTTCGGGCAACTCTAAGAATGgggttttttatttttcttttcttggaaTACTTTGTGCAATCTTATGTGTgttagtaggaacatttgttaaAGTCTTTGGGAGATACATATCCTCTTAA
- the LOC138879313 gene encoding uncharacterized protein translates to MLQTQQVAIEQLQNQNRAPSRIKLETSQEVVQRAEPVPEKSNAIESGTDLAIMKMIVKLTKQIESGEKKIEANDKKVKTYNSRVDQIPGAPLILKGLDSKKFVQKPFPPSAAPKLIPKKFCMPEIPKYNGTTNPNEHVTSYTCAIKRNDSEDDEIESVLLKKFGDILSKEAMIWYHNLPPNSIDSFAMLANLFVKAYAGVIKLATWKSDLFKVRQKDNEILREFISRFQMERMDLPPVTDDWVVQAFTQGLNERSSIASRQLKQNLIRYPVVTWADIHIPVEDQGRG, encoded by the coding sequence ATGTTACAGACTCAACAAGTTGCGATAGAgcaactccaaaatcagaatcgagcACCAAGTAGAATTAAGCTCGAGACATCACAAGAAGTTGTTCAAAGAGCCGAACCTGTACCGGAGAAATCAAACGCCATTGAATCGGGGACTGACCTCGCCATTATGAAGATGATCGTGAAGCTCACTAAACAGATTGAAtcgggagaaaagaaaatcgaggCAAATGATAAAAAGGTAAAAACATACAACTCTCgggttgatcaaataccgggggcaccactgattctaaagggtttggattcgaagaagttcgtgcagaagCCTTTCCCTCCAAGTGCAGCTCCGAAGCTCATTCCGAAAAAATTCTGCATGCCAGAAATTCccaaatacaatgggaccactAACCCTAATGAGCATGTTACTTCTTATACATGCGCAATAAAGAGGAATGACTCagaagatgatgagattgaatccGTTTTATTGAAAAAGTTTGGAGATATTTTATCGAAAGAAGcgatgatatggtaccacaatcTGCCACCCAATTCTATCGATTCCTTTGCTATGCTTGCAAATTTGTTCGTAAAGGCATACGCCGGAGTAATAAAGCTTGCAACTTGGAAGTCGGACCTCTTCAAAGTGAGACAAAAGGACAACGAAATTCTAAGGGAATTCATATCACGGTTCCAGATGGAACGCATGGACCTACCCCCGGTCACAGATGATTGGgttgttcaagctttcactcaaggtttgaacgaacgaaGTTCGATAGCATCACGACAACTAAAGCAGAATCTAATTAGATATCCAGTTGTAACCTGGGCCGATATACAtataccagtcgaagatcagggtcgaggatga